The following are encoded together in the Rhizobium tumorigenes genome:
- a CDS encoding GntR family transcriptional regulator gives MTGDLNLIFSPARMQEAGTGPLYVKLRRTLEEAVKAGTLKQGDALPPERDIAEYAAVSRVTVRKAIDNLVTDGLLVRRHGSGTFVSKPVSKVEQKLSQLTSFTEDMARRGMTARSQWLHKGIHTPSPDEMMILGLAADTKVSRLSRLRIADDQPLAIEHASVSGEFLPDPSTVTASLYAELEKRQVRPVRAVQRISATNMKETDAELLGVSAGAAGLSIERISYLASGRAVEFTRSLYRGDAYDFVAELTIGPV, from the coding sequence ATGACCGGCGACCTGAACCTGATCTTTTCTCCCGCCCGCATGCAGGAAGCAGGCACTGGCCCGCTCTACGTCAAGCTGCGCAGAACGCTGGAAGAAGCCGTCAAGGCCGGTACGCTGAAGCAGGGCGACGCACTGCCACCGGAGCGCGACATTGCCGAATATGCCGCCGTCAGTCGGGTCACCGTCCGCAAGGCCATCGACAATCTGGTAACCGACGGCCTTCTGGTCCGCCGCCACGGTTCCGGCACCTTCGTCAGCAAGCCGGTCTCCAAGGTCGAGCAGAAGCTGTCGCAGCTGACCTCGTTCACCGAAGATATGGCCCGGCGCGGCATGACGGCGCGATCGCAATGGCTGCACAAGGGCATCCACACGCCCTCGCCCGACGAGATGATGATCCTCGGCCTTGCCGCCGACACCAAGGTTTCCCGCCTGAGCCGCCTGCGCATAGCCGACGACCAGCCGCTAGCGATCGAGCACGCCAGCGTCTCCGGCGAATTCCTGCCCGACCCGTCGACCGTTACCGCCTCGCTTTACGCCGAGCTTGAGAAGCGCCAGGTGCGGCCGGTGCGCGCCGTGCAGCGAATCTCTGCCACCAACATGAAGGAGACGGATGCGGAGTTGCTCGGAGTGTCGGCGGGAGCAGCGGGCCTGTCGATCGAGCGCATCTCCTACCTCGCCTCCGGCCGCGCAGTCGAATTTACCCGCTCGCTCTATCGCGGCGACGCCTACGATTTCGTCGCGGAACTGACGATCGGGCCGGTTTGA
- a CDS encoding type II toxin-antitoxin system VapC family toxin: MSSFLLDTHVWAWSLTGDKRLSPRAVAVIEQTEHIFVSPISLFEIGQKVRIGKWPEMEPFVEELPALLQQQGGEIADLTPAICVNASMMKWGHRDPFDRLLAATAMDSRIAIISADVVFDALDDLGDWIARICKRQTGPIVSSATKS, translated from the coding sequence GTGAGTTCATTCCTGCTCGACACCCATGTTTGGGCATGGTCGCTGACGGGCGACAAGCGGCTCTCACCGCGAGCGGTCGCAGTGATAGAGCAGACGGAGCATATTTTCGTCAGCCCGATCAGCCTGTTTGAAATCGGCCAGAAGGTCCGCATCGGCAAATGGCCGGAGATGGAGCCGTTTGTCGAGGAACTTCCGGCGCTTCTCCAGCAGCAGGGCGGTGAAATCGCTGATCTTACTCCTGCGATATGCGTCAATGCTTCGATGATGAAATGGGGCCACCGCGATCCCTTCGACCGGTTGCTTGCAGCAACGGCCATGGACAGTCGCATCGCGATTATCTCGGCGGACGTGGTGTTCGATGCTCTCGACGATCTCGGAGACTGGATCGCTCGCATCTGTAAACGTCAAACCGGCCCGATCGTCAGTTCCGCGACGAAATCGTAG
- a CDS encoding type II toxin-antitoxin system Phd/YefM family antitoxin, with product MQFTVHAAKTDLSKLIDAALSGEEVIIAKGSKPVVKLVPIEQRSFKIGILKGKLTGDASDFLTDMDEEELALWEGAQ from the coding sequence ATGCAATTCACTGTCCACGCCGCAAAGACCGATCTGTCCAAGCTCATCGATGCTGCGCTTTCCGGCGAAGAGGTTATCATCGCCAAGGGTAGCAAGCCGGTCGTGAAGCTTGTGCCCATCGAGCAGCGGTCGTTCAAGATTGGTATTCTCAAAGGCAAGTTGACAGGCGATGCTTCAGATTTTCTCACCGACATGGATGAGGAAGAACTGGCGCTCTGGGAAGGCGCGCAGTGA